From Chryseobacterium sp. H1D6B, a single genomic window includes:
- a CDS encoding RteC domain-containing protein, whose product MVTKAIFRKITKLHDDLELKINEVHDDDQDMVKVAEKSLIIIDESVRKLKEMISSHHFETVAEEVYFFKKLKPQFISKFIYYSTILDLESHKPNAGDKALKKYYEAEQEKLKNFYIEQAEFYSYYRREATYLDHKIFVRNSYDLKMKLSFGFYNFDTSFTTSHDHLIARFIATRQIDQYLKKQLENLSKTPNGKTLSPLVWSASKVGLIELVYALYQMRCFNGGNVELSEVIKFMEKSLDTDLGNFHKTIFEIRNRKQGPTKFLHLVSDHLTQHFMNTEGE is encoded by the coding sequence ATGGTAACAAAAGCTATTTTTAGAAAAATCACAAAATTACATGACGACTTGGAGTTGAAGATCAATGAAGTGCATGACGATGATCAAGATATGGTTAAGGTCGCAGAGAAATCCCTGATCATCATCGATGAATCCGTCAGAAAGTTAAAGGAGATGATCTCATCCCATCATTTTGAAACTGTCGCCGAAGAGGTTTACTTCTTTAAAAAACTTAAGCCCCAATTTATTTCAAAATTTATCTATTATTCCACAATTTTAGATCTGGAATCGCACAAGCCGAATGCAGGGGACAAGGCTTTGAAGAAATACTATGAGGCAGAGCAGGAAAAGCTCAAAAATTTTTATATTGAGCAGGCAGAGTTTTACAGTTATTATCGGCGGGAGGCAACCTATCTTGATCACAAGATATTCGTCAGAAATTCTTACGATCTTAAAATGAAATTATCGTTTGGCTTTTACAATTTTGACACCAGTTTTACCACTTCTCACGATCATCTGATTGCAAGATTCATTGCGACCCGGCAAATCGACCAGTATCTAAAAAAGCAGCTTGAAAACTTAAGTAAAACCCCCAATGGCAAAACCTTATCACCATTGGTTTGGTCAGCCTCCAAGGTTGGATTGATAGAACTGGTTTACGCCCTGTATCAGATGCGGTGTTTTAATGGCGGCAATGTGGAACTCAGTGAGGTCATCAAATTTATGGAGAAATCTTTGGACACCGATCTGGGGAACTTCCACAAAACGATATTCGAGATCCGCAACCGAAAGCAAGGCCCGACAAAGTTCCTGCATCTGGTCAGTGACCATCTCACTCAGCACTTTATGAATACCGAAGGGGAGTAA